The window TATTGGCTTCGCCAGCAAAAAACTTTTGGATTAAAGCGTTTGAGGCTACAGCTTTCTCTTTAAATTTATCGCGACTGGGACTGGGTTTAATCGAAATATATACAATAGGTACTGTTGGCAATTTTGCCCTGATGGCTTTGTATAGGTTAATGGTTCGGTTCAATACCGTATCGGGTGTTACAGCATCGTTAGGCAGGTCGTTTTCGCCTACATAAAGCACGATTTGTTTAGGTTGATACGGAAAAACAACATCGTTTAAATAATAGGTGATGTCGTTAATTACTGCGCCTCCAATTCCGCGGTTTAAGGCATTGTATTTAGCAAAAAGCTGAGTACAATCGTCCCATTTGCGTATGGATGAGCTTCCTACAAAAAGTACGGGGTTTACAGGTGGCTTATACATTTGATCGTACTTTTTAATCACCTGAACATCATCCCAGAAATTGGGTTTGTTTTGGGCAAAGGCTGTTAGGGTTAAAAAAGAGAGGCAAAGCAGAACGAAGGATAATCTTTTCATATTATTTTGTATTAAACCGGGCACAATATAGCATTATACCGGTGGCGGTGGTTAAATCAAACAAATTTATTACGGCTGTTTTATTGGGGTTGCTACGGATACAGGGATTAGACACGGAAAGAACAGAGAAAAGCACAGAGGGTACAAAGTATAATAGATATAAGGGCGCAAAAATCATCCGTGTTACACCGTGCACCTGTGTCTGTTTTAACCGCAAAGTACGCTCCGTGTCACAGCCTCATTAAAACCCGCTGATAAAGCGGCAATATGCGCTAGTTTTTGTGGAGTAGAGTGCTCATTGTAAAGCTCAGTTTCGGCCATTGGCAAAACTTTAATTTCCTTTGCATTACCGCCATCTGGCCCGCCTGTTAAATCGGCTACAATCTGCCCTACCAAAAGCAAATCGGTTTGTTCTGCCTTGTGGTTAAGCGAAAGGTATATTGAGGTAATGATGGCATTGATCTGGTAAATGGTAGATTGGACACCATAAAGTCCGTTAAAATCGATGTGTTTCTGCATGGGCTCCTGCCGGGCCGATTCGATCGCCTCGCTCAATGCCGACAAGCTCAGATTCGCATTTTTACGAGCCATACGCGACTGATTTTCATCGCGTTCGGCCCTGTTTTGAATGGCTACCTGCAAATAATTACGACTGGCCTGCGATGCGTTGACAATTTTAGCCTTCAGCTGAAGGCCATCCCATATCGGAAACAGGTAAGTGGCAAAAATGGCAATTACACAGCCCATCAGCGTAAACATAATGCGATCATGTACAATATGATCGAAATGCCCCTGATAACTACCCAGTGTTAAAATTACTGCAGGGGTAATAAACAGTACGCTAATGGTGTAGTTTAGACGGTTAAAAGCATAAAAGCCGAGTAAAAAGATTACCGAAAAAGATAGCAGCACCACCGGGCTTTTAACCAGATAAACCAAAACCAGGCCAATAGCCACCCCTCCAAGGCTTCCTTTTAAACGTTGCAGGTTGCGTTTCCAGGTAATCGAAAACTTGGGCCTTGCCACAATCACCAGCGTTAAAAACAGCCAGTAACTATATTTGCTGGGTTCGAGCTGCCAGATCAATAAAAAGCCAAAAAGGAAACAGATGGCCAGCCGCAGCGAAAACCTGAATATCGGCGATTTTAAGGTAAGATGTTCTTTAACCGAAAAGCGGTCGCCGGTAATAAACAAGGGGTATGCAATGGTATCGCTCAGTTCCTGTAGGTGTTTTTGGGGCATGCGCTCATTACCTCGTAT is drawn from Pedobacter sp. HDW13 and contains these coding sequences:
- a CDS encoding GDSL-type esterase/lipase family protein: MKRLSFVLLCLSFLTLTAFAQNKPNFWDDVQVIKKYDQMYKPPVNPVLFVGSSSIRKWDDCTQLFAKYNALNRGIGGAVINDITYYLNDVVFPYQPKQIVLYVGENDLPNDAVTPDTVLNRTINLYKAIRAKLPTVPIVYISIKPSPSRDKFKEKAVASNALIQKFFAGEANTKFVNIYPLMLTKNGQLRPELFVGDMLHMNAAGYAIWKKAVKPHLLKD
- a CDS encoding FUSC family membrane protein, with product MGKNSIGSTITYFFLGEYFSDALRTTITVVLPIILFFYLGNPDAAKGIGVGALLISLTDLPDNRLNKLKTALWSISVFFLTTLVVSSVLDRVYLSATVVVLAAFSFSMFAVYGQKLALIGTMALIVCTFIMGLQPARPLYFSTCILIGGVWYYVISLIQILIRPYRSLHHAIFECLMSSAEFLHIKAKNYDVNVPLDLQQKEAIKLHIKVNQKHELIRNLLLTDKYAMNPNNAKGQLLLERARLLIDLYEQLNAVHYDYGLVRKTLDGGQSLQLIATLIELLAKELEQLGRHVRSAKAYKGEVATNMAYHQNRVLLLQELERLNETQRLIVLKVMANMNDIVRIIEMIRGNERMPQKHLQELSDTIAYPLFITGDRFSVKEHLTLKSPIFRFSLRLAICFLFGFLLIWQLEPSKYSYWLFLTLVIVARPKFSITWKRNLQRLKGSLGGVAIGLVLVYLVKSPVVLLSFSVIFLLGFYAFNRLNYTISVLFITPAVILTLGSYQGHFDHIVHDRIMFTLMGCVIAIFATYLFPIWDGLQLKAKIVNASQASRNYLQVAIQNRAERDENQSRMARKNANLSLSALSEAIESARQEPMQKHIDFNGLYGVQSTIYQINAIITSIYLSLNHKAEQTDLLLVGQIVADLTGGPDGGNAKEIKVLPMAETELYNEHSTPQKLAHIAALSAGFNEAVTRSVLCG